The Arachis ipaensis cultivar K30076 chromosome B07, Araip1.1, whole genome shotgun sequence genome includes a window with the following:
- the LOC110264748 gene encoding serine/threonine-protein phosphatase 7 long form homolog, which translates to MPKKNKFKDVDRPELHIIHYLSHSDYKLRMLTCNHPLPPDRYNDRAEDLLRLTGFYHASQIGVVQCQKALVNALIERWHPETHTFHLPIGECAVTLEDVALILGLPTDGLPVTGMTMSSFEALEAECLIQFGVAPRKSDCRGSCIKLTWLRNLKENLELTDDISIQRYVRCHIMLLIGTILFGDKSGAGVHWKFLPFLRDFVSIGQYSWGAACLAHLYRALCRASRYNCKEIDGPLTLLLCWAWMRLPYLSPLPREPRSFPLANRWRNWERGDRRYRYLKLDHFRKAFDELQEGQFVWVAYAVDRVDPNIIPPEIYMQSVVWSATVPLVSFECIEWHATDRFRRQFGFVQGLPSQERNLDKAHGETLTGPKNLNWATERSHSIWVMHWSNRYNYVLSELPMPSHHLLDSYIHWYRTKYGNHLNLSNLVGQDNDDGDQEMDEGDQDMDEDNQETDDGSQDIDDDNEEQEPRSPHMLPPNPIPEEQPQSSSQYVPQT; encoded by the exons ATgccaaagaaaaataaatttaaagatgTTGATCGACCTGAGCTTCACATTATTCATTATCTTAGTCATTCTGATTAT aaattaagaatgttgACTTGTAATCACCCACTTCCTCCGGACCGGTACAACGATAGGGCGGAGGACCTTTTACGACTTACCGGTTTCTACCATGCATCGCAGATTGGGGTAGTTCAGTGTCAGAAAGCATTGGTGAATGCTCTGATTGAACGTTGGCATCCGGAAACACATACGTTTCACCTTCCCATTGGTGAATGTGCCGTGACTCTTGAAGATGTGGCTCTAATTCTTGGTCTTCCCACCGATGGTCTTCCAGTCACAGGGATGACAATGAGCAGTTTTGAAGCGTTGGAGGCGGAGTGTTTGATTCAATTTGGAGTTGCACCGCGTAAGTCGGATTGTAGAGGTAGTTGCATAAAACTTACCTGGCTACGAAATCTAAAAGAAAATTTAGAGTTGACCGATGATATCAGTATACAGAGGTACGTGAGGTGCCATATTATGTTGCTGATCGGGACTATCTTGTTTGGGGATAAGTCTGGGGCAGGTGTGCATTGGAAATTTCTACCCTTCCTGCGTGATTTTGTTAGTATTGGACAGTATAGTTGGGGAGCGGCATGCCTAGCACACCTCTACAGGGCATTATGTCGGGCATCTCGTTATAACTGCAAGGAAATAGATGGTCCACTAACACTTCTACTCTGTTGGGCTTGGATGAGGTTGCCATATCTATCGCCGCTACCTAGGGAACCACGAAGTTTTCCTCTAGCAAACAG GTGGCGGAACTGGGAGCGTGGTGACCGACGATATAGATATCTGAAGTTAGATCACTTTAGGAAGGCATTTGACGAACTTCAGGAAGGACAG TTTGTTTGGGTTGCTTATGCTGTGGATCGCGTGGATCCGAACATCATTCCTCCTGAAATCTACATGCAGTCGGTTGTTTGGAGCGCTACAGTTCCGTTGGTATCATTTGAATGTATCGAGTGGCATGCTACCGATAGGTTTCGGCGACAGTTTGGTTTTGTTCAGGGACTACCTAGTCAGGAGCGGAATCTAGACAAGGCGCATGGAGAAACCCTGACTGGTCCCAAGAATCTAAATTGGGCCACGGAACGGAGTCATTCAATTTGGGTGATGCATTGGTCAAACAGGTATAACTACGTTCTATCTGAGCTTCCCATGCCTTCACATCATCTACTAGATAGTTACATCCATTGGTACCGAACAAAATATGGGAACCACTTGAACTTGTCAAATCTTGTGGGTCAAGATAATGATGATGGTGATCAGGAAATGGATGAGGGTGATCAGGATATGGATGAGGATAATCAGGAAACCGATGATGGTAGTCAGGATATTGACGATGACAATGAAGAACAAGAGCCACGTTCGCCGCATATGTTACCACCAAACCCGATTCCAGAAGAACAACCTCAGTCCTCAAGTCAGTATGTACCTCAGACATAA
- the LOC107607910 gene encoding protein NETWORKED 2A, whose product MLQRAATNAYTWWWASHVRTKQSKWLEQSLQDVEDKAAEALQIIDHTGDSFAQRAEMYYKKKPELLNFVEETLKAYRSLAQRFDHISKELQTANRQLATVFPEQVQYRMDDDDEFDVTFPASNASSQETQKSDISKAASVRKQNLRSYSMLLSRKGPSRKIAGGFEIPICGFSKAEAHAQVDKLQKEILALQTEKEFVRSLYEGSYDKYWEIEDRIVGIQKIVGDLQDEFGISTVIEDNDARTLMATTALNSCKVKLTKLQEEQLQSSEEANAAFQKVKESHERIETLKEEFLSKHSIQLDQGTETDLSSIDIEEELAALEDEPHEDAELLKENMENLEEDSDMSHTMTEIVELIDKLVNKVVFLETAVSSQNVSVKRLMSEAEKLETNIKSLEEDKEMLLDDSEKTKKLLKELEEEMKRVKLLNRNVRMQENSIQSNFTEASYNLENLSEKLKDVKPEEHYTPYKKRSGDNLAIMKDVETTKEEKEDYPTDLSNMTGEDNKKEDYATDLSNSTCEDNKSKSEENTDPLTESIPEVIEQEKDDLPQTVDSVDIKTPESVAGEEEDQPNIRQIFVSGLDDREKILLEEYTSVLKDYKLVKVKLHEMEKKNSESINELELQLNEFKKVISMKDEEINILQQKLNKALLENETQEASMQEQDEIPSSAMEESARSSSTDQPEIPSPGMEEESARSSFADQPQDAENKEDLSTSMSPTTESILQQIVAANHIEDHHSPLSAMEKKFRSYIDDLMEENLEFWLRFSTAVHQIQRFQTCIQDLKLEVRNIKFKKRTEGELPNSNIQSEIKPIYRHLREIRTELSLWLEHNAVLQEELQTRHPTLISLQDEIARAANPVSTTERAQLSEYQAAKFQGEVLHMKQESNRILSELQGGLSFVKGLKVEVEKSLEEMGQELGVNKPGQVPGHVHMKQNQPSSRTRIPLRSFLFGVKLKKHGQSSSSSRVNAAMQKPNLDPSTTHDATL is encoded by the exons ATGTTGCAAAGGGCAGCAACAAATGCATATACATGGTGGTGGGCCAGCCACGTGAGGACAAAACAATCCAAATGGCTGGAACAAAGCCTCCAAG ATGTGGAGGACAAGGCTGCAGAGGCCCTCCAGATCATTGATCATACCGGGGACTCGTTTGCGCAAAGGGCGGAAATGTACTACAAGAAGAAGCCAGAATTGTTAAATTTTGTGGAAGAAACCTTAAAAGCATATAGATCATTGGCACAGAGGTTTGATCATATTTCAAAGGAGCTCCAAACAGCGAACCGCCAACTTGCCACCGTGTTTCCAGAACAAGTCCAGTATAgaatggatgatgatgatgaatttgatgtAACTTTTCCTGCAAGCAATGCATCTTCGCAGGAAACACAAAAATCAGACATTTCTAAGGCTGCAAGTGTGAGAAAGCAGAACTTGAGGAGCTATTCCATGTTGCTGTCTAGAAAGGGACCATCTAGGAAGATTGCTGGCGGCTTTGAAATACCAATTTGTGGTTTCAGTAAGGCGGAGGCGCATGCTCAAGTTGACAAGCTTCAAAAGGAAATTTTAGCTCTTCAGACTGAGAAAGAGTTTGTGAGGAGTTTGTATGAAGGTTCCTATGATAAGTACTGGGAAATTGAAGACCGGATCGTAGGAATACAGAAAATTGTTGGTGACTTGCAAGATGAGTTTGGAATTTCTACTGTCATAGAAGATAATGATGCGCGAACTTTGATGGCAACCACGGCTCTGAATTCATGCAAAGTGAAATTGACTAAATTGCAAGAAGAACAATTGCAATCTTCTGAAGAAGCTAATGCAGCATTCCAAAAGGTTAAGGAATCTCATGAAAGGATTGAAACACTTAAGGAAGAATTTCTTTCTAAACATTCAATTCAACTAGACCAAGGCACCGAAACAGATCTGAGTAGCATAGACATAGAGGAAGAGTTGGCTGCCTTAGAAGATGAGCCACATGAGGACGCAGAGCTTCtgaaagaaaacatggaaaatcttGAAGAAGATTCAGATATGTCCCACACTATGACAGAAATCGTAGAGTTGATTGATAAGCTTGTTAATAAGGTTGTTTTCTTGGAAACCGCAGTCTCTTCTCAGAATGTCTCGGTAAAAAGGCTAATGTCAGAAGCAGAAAAACTTGAGACAAATATAAAAAGCTTGGAAGAGGACAAGGAAATGCTGTTAGATGATTCAGAAAAAACCAAGAAGCTGCTGAAGGAATTGGAGGAGGAAATGAAGAGAGTTAAGCTTCTTAACAGGAATGTCAGAATGCAAGAAAATAGTATCCAATCAAACTTCACTGAAGCTAGCTATAATCTTGAGAATCTTTCAGAAAAATTGAAGGATGTGAAGCCAGAGGAACACTATACACCTTACAAGAAGAGAAGTGGTGATAACTTAGCTATCATGAAAGATGTTGAGACAACAAAGGAAGAAAAGGAAGATTATCCCACAGATCTAAGCAATATGACAGGGGAAGATAACAAAAAGGAAGATTATGCCACAGACCTAAGCAATTCGACATGTGAAGATAACAAGTCCAAGTCAGAAGAAAATACTGATCCTCTGACTGAAAGCATTCCTGAAGTAATAGAGCAGGAAAAGGATGATTTGCCTCAGACAGTTGATAGTGTGGATATCAAGACGCCGGAATCGGTTGCTGGTGAGGAAGAAGATCAGCCTAACATCAGGCAGATATTTGTCAGTGGACTGGATGACAGAGAAAAGATTCTGTTGGAGGAATACACATCAGTTCTAAAGGACTACAAGCTTGTCAAGGTCAAGCTCCATGAGATGGAGAAGAAAAATTCTGAGAGCATTAACGAGCTGGAACTTCAG TTGAATGAGTTCAAGAAGGTCATTTCCATGAAGGATGAAGAGATAAACATTTTACAGCAGAAGCTGAATA AAGCACTTCTAGAAAACGAGACTCAGGAAGCCAGCATGCAGGAACAAGATGAAATTCCATCTTCAGCTATGGAGGAAAGTGCTAGAAGCTCTTCCACAGATCAACCTGAAATTCCATCTCCAGGAATGGAGGAGGAAAGTGCTAGAAGCTCTTTTGCAGATCAACCCCAAGACGCCGAAAACAAAGAAGATTTGTCAACTAGCATGTCTCCAACAACAGAATCCATATTACAACAGATTGTGGCAGCAAACCACATTGAAGATCACCATAGTCCTCTTTCAGCCATGGAAAAGAAATTCCGTTCCTACATCGATGATTTAATGGAGGAGAACCTAGAGTTCTGGTTGAGATTCAGCACAGCAGTTCACCAGATTCAGAGGTTCCAAACTTGCATACAAGATCTAAAACTTGAAGTAAGGAACATAAAGTTTAAGAAAAGGACTGAAGGGGAGTTACCAAATTCCAATATCCAATCCGAAATAAAGCCAATATATAGACACCTAAGGGAGATAAGAACTGAATTGTCATTGTGGCTTGAACACAATGCAGTGCTGCAGGAGGAGTTGCAAACCAGGCATCCAACACTGATAAGCTTACAAGACGAAATTGCTAGAGCGGCCAACCCGGTTTCCACAACAGAAAGAGCACAACTTAGTGAGTACCAGGCTGCAAAGTTTCAAGGTGAGGTTCTCCACATGAAGCAAGAGAGCAACAGGATTTTGAGTGAGCTTCAAGGAGGACTCAGTTTTGTTAAGGGGCTGAAAGTTGAAGTGGAGAAGTCTCTAGAAGAAATGGGCCAAGAACTTGGGGTGAACAAGCCTGGCCAAGTTCCTGGACATGTTCACATGAAGCAGAATCAACCAAGTAGCCGTACTAGAATACCATTAAGGTCATTTTTGTTTGGAGTGAAGTTGAAGAAGCATGGCCAATCTTCCTCCTCCTCACGTGTAAATGCAGCAATGCAGAAACCAAATCTTGATCCATCAACTACTCATGATGCCACATTGTAG
- the LOC107607911 gene encoding uncharacterized protein LOC107607911: MQEMFSMYIENRTQITFIELYVEFEQSEADQNIVREDYNSDSEEEFESNYEFVGPDGDEDQVDGNTAPDVTEVANALANEHRTGGRAVQVTESLVQPLYKYLLEAPIVADGEFAVGMEFSSREAVIKYGSGCDWLIRVSMISRKYCWVIRRYNGSHTLIKPLVEADPSLKVKSIIAEVQSKFNYTVSYRKAWLAKQRAVEKIFGGWEASFEALPIWFQAMCHKEPSAVVHFETMPAYQGDELVRDIQVDGTHLYGKYKGCLLVVVSQDGNNNIVPIAFAIVEGETSDAWHFFLSNLRQHVVTRDGVGLISDRHESINAAVERSNGAWSPPRAFHMFCIRHIELNFLRKFKAPYLQKLDIRGRYGNTKCVTSDYGNGGEAYTNWLDRIPREQYALAFDGGYRWGHMTTNLVECINSMLKGARNLPVTALVKATFYRLNELFTRKRAEAEARINAGHVFSDVVTSKLHANQLASGNIQVSCFDRQNEVFEVREMPSGLEFAVDLRGLRCDCGEFQVDRIPCRHVFACCANQRLDWKLYVNDVYKMEQVRRVYRARFRPLGNPTTWPAYNGPRFVPNPFLRRVSKGRPRMTRFLNEMDTRMLRRPRRCTLCGAEGHSRSRCRQSASTHAGGDAQ, from the exons atgcaagagatgttttcaatgtatattgaaaacCGGACTCAGATCACGTTcatcgagttgtatgttgagtttgaacaatcTGAGGCTGACCAGAATATTGTAAgggaagattataatagtgacagtgaagaagagttcgaaagcaaTTACGAGTTTGTTGGTCCAGATGGAGATGAAGATCAAGTTGATGGAAATACGGCTCCAGATGTGACAGAGGTGGCAAATGCACTCGCAAACGAA CATCGAACCGGCGGTCGAGCAGTTCAGGTGACTGAGTCACTGGTTCAACCGCTG TATAAGTACTTATTAG AGGCTCCTATTgtcgcagatggtgaatttgccGTCGGTATGGAGTTCAGTTCCAGGGAAGCTGTTATTAAG TATGGGTCCgggtgtgattggcttatcagggtTAGCATGATCAGCAGGAAGTACTGTTGGGTTATAAGGAGGTATAATGGTAGTCACACCT TGATAAAGCCATTGGTTGAGGCTGACCCCTCGTTGAAGGTAAAGTCGATTATAGCAGAAGTGCAGTCGAAGTTCAACTACACCGTCAGTTACcggaaagcatggttggctaagcaaaGGGCAGtggaaaaaatatttggaggttgggAGGCATCGTTTGAAGCGTTGCCTATATGGTTCCAGGCCATGTGTCATAAGGAGCCATCAGCTGTTGTCcattttgagactatgcctgCATATCAAGGCGATGAGTTGGTGCGTGATATTCAA GTGGATGGGACTCACTTGTACGGAAAGTATAAGGGTTGTCTACTAGTGGTAGTTTCACAGGATGGCAATAACAATATCGTCCCAATTGCGTTTGCTATtgtggagggagagacttctgatgcatGGCACTTCTTCCTTAGTAACCTTCGTCAACATGTTGTTACTCGGGATGGTGTGGGTCTAATATCTGACCGACATGAATCCATCAATGCAGCTGTGGAGCGCAGTAACGGAGCTTGGTCACCTCCTAGAGCTTTTCATATGTTCTGCATCAGGCATATAGAGTTGAATTTTCTGCGAAAATTCAAGGCACCGTACCTCCAAAAATTG GATATTCGAGGACGGTACGGGAATACGAAGTGCGTTACCAGCGATTACGGGAACGGGGGGGAAGCGTACACAAACTGGTTAGACCGAATTCCTCGCGAACAGTACGCATTGGCATTTGATGGTGGATACCGATGGGGTCACATGACAACGAATCTAGTGGAATGCATCAATTCAATGttgaagggtgcacgcaatctTCCCGTTACTGCTCTTGTCAAGGCAACATTCTACAGGCTAAACGAGCTGTTCACCAGAAAAAGAGCGGAGGCAGAAGCGCGGATTAATGCTGGCCATGTGTTCTCCGATGTCGTGACCTCGAAATTGCATGCAAACCAACTTGCATCAGGAAACATTCAGGTCAGTTGCTTTGACCGGCAGAATGAGGTCTTTGAGGTACGTGAGATGCCAAGCGGACTGGAGTTTGCAGTCGATCTACGTGGCCTTCGATGTGACTGTGGTGAGTTCCAGGTGGACCGGATCCCCTGCAGACATGTGTTCGCATGTTGCGCCAACCAGCGACTGGATTGGAAACTGTATGTGAATGATGTGTATAAGATGGAGCAAGTTCGGCGGGTGTACCGAGCAAGATTTAGGCCACTAGGTAACCCGACTACTTGGCCTGCGTACAACGGTCCTCGCTTCGTACCGAATCCGTTTCTGAGACGCGTCTCGAAAGGTCGCCCCAGGATGACgcgcttcttgaatgagatggacacgcGAATGTTACGTCGTCCTAGGCGATGTACGCTCTGTGGAGCTGAGGGACATAGTCGTAGCAGATGCCGTCAGTCAGCTAGTACACATGCCGGCGGAGATGCTCAGTAG
- the LOC107606216 gene encoding uncharacterized protein LOC107606216 isoform X1 produces the protein MTIPEKKPNKLVPFTEQDAARIAQRYDATTVLTLLQEVAQAQCPNAKIDWNELVKRTSTGISNAREYQMLWRHLAYGHALVDNLENGAEPLDDDSDLEYEVEALPPISPEVASETVACVKVMIASLSESTPSSSTIEAPLTIHAPVCNSSKTSNKGSQSSSLMQGTEIIFPVTIKRQTLPAVSLTDNIESKGLDGSNMASKKRKTAWSEEEDNLLRDAVQRFGEGHWATIAKGGNFPVKRTAKQIYQRWNFLQKKDDSTNSGPILTSTRYDTAEQQATRHSLSLALDMPLKKLTAPGMTSYGRKTLNMSGKNLLQHVATESSPLHGHVVPPQHPSQGSFVGSCSSSLKSTLVPEKPLLEVHPTLNGTVKGATIVSGAQIVSTSDSGSQVKVSHRNVVATTSSCLAKSSTPASLPPESKVQFQTDPSSAPVCTQSTVVLACPASCIKPAKASSLTMEKSPEQEKHDNSVVYKAPTKQEVRVSNLSPLKEDKTIVMEITSKEVIEDKMIIKNQVGINQGTAKDTNLK, from the exons ATGACAATTCCAGAAAAGAAACCCAACAAATTAGTGCCTTTCACGGAACAAGACGCTGCTAGAATCGCACAAAG GTACGATGCAACGACGGTGTTAACCTTACTTCAGGAGGTGGCTCAGGCTCAGTGTCCGAACGCAAAAATTGATTGGAATGAATTGGTGAAGAGAACCTCAACTGGGATCTCTAATGCCAGGGAGTATCAGATGCTGTGGCGGCATTTAGCCTACGGTCATGCCCTTGTCGACAATCTCGAAAATGGCGCGGAACCTCTG GATGATGATAGTGACCTAGAATATGAGGTTGAAGCATTACCCCCAATAAGTCCGGAAGTAGCATCAGAGACTGTGGCATGTGTGAAG GTAATGATTGCTTCACTAAGTGAATCAACACCTAGTAGTTCAACAATTGAGGCTCCACTGACTATACATGCTCCAGTTTGCAATTCATCTAAAACTTCTAACAAGGGCTCACAATCCTCTAGTTTGATGCAAGGAACAGAGATTATTTTTCCGGTTACTATTAAGAGACAGACACTGCCAGCTGTATCATTGACAGATAATATTGAAAGCAAGGGATTAGATGGTAGCAACATGGCTTCCAAAAAGAGGAAAACAGCATGGTCAGAGGAAGAGGACAATCTGCTACGAGATGCTGTTCAAAGATTTGGTGAAGGGCATTGGGCTACCATTGCAAAAGGAGGCAACTTTCCTGTTAAGAGAACTGCTAAACAGATATATCAA AGGTGGAACTTTTTGCAAAAGAAAGATGACAGTACCAATTCAGGACCCATCTTGACCAGCACGCGTTATGATACTGCTGAACAACAAGCAACTCGTCACTCATTATCTTTAGCCCTTGATATGCCATTAAAAAAGTTAACTGCTCCCGGAATGACCAGTTACG GTAGGAAAACCTTGAATATGTCAGGTAAAAATTTGTTGCAGCATGTTGCTACAGAGTCTTCACCGCTTCATGGTCATGTTGTACCACCTCAGCATCCTTCTCAAGGGTCTTTTGTGGGGTCTTGTAGTTCCTCACTGAAATCTACATTAGTTCCTGAAAAACCATTGCTGGAAGTTCATCCAACTCTTAACGGTACAGTAAAAGGTGCCACCATAGTTTCTGGTGCCCAAATAGTTTCAACGTCAGATTCTGGATCACAAGTAAAGGTTTCACATAGAAATGTGGTTGCTACAACAAGTAGTTGTTTGGCAAAGTCATCAACTCCTGCGTCATTGCCTCCGGAATCAAAGGTACAATTTCAAACAGATCCGAGTTCAGCACCTGTTTGCACCCAATCAACTGTTGTACTTGCATGTCCTGCATCATGCATTAAGCCAGCTAAAGCTTCCTCTTTGACAATGGAGAAGTCGCCTGAACAGGAAAAACATGATAACTCTGTCGTTTATAAAGCTCCAACAAAGCAAGAAGTTAGAGTTTCTAATCTTAGCCCTCTCAAAGAAGATAAGACCATAGTAATGGAAATTACAAGTAAGGAAGTAATAGAAGataaaatgataataaaaaatcaaGTGGGAATAAATCAGGGAACTGCTAAGGATACAAATTTAAAATGA
- the LOC107606216 gene encoding uncharacterized protein LOC107606216 isoform X2 produces the protein MTIPEKKPNKLVPFTEQDAARIAQRYDATTVLTLLQEVAQAQCPNAKIDWNELVKRTSTGISNAREYQMLWRHLAYGHALVDNLENGAEPLDDDSDLEYEVEALPPISPEVASETVACVKVMIASLSESTPSSSTIEAPLTIHAPVCNSSKTSNKGSQSSSLMQGTEIIFPVTIKRQTLPAVSLTDNIESKGLDGSNMASKKRKTAWSEEEDNLLRDAVQRFGEGHWATIAKGGNFPVKRTAKQIYQRWNFLQKKDDSTNSGPILTSTRYDTAEQQATRHSLSLALDMPLKKLTAPGMTSRKTLNMSGKNLLQHVATESSPLHGHVVPPQHPSQGSFVGSCSSSLKSTLVPEKPLLEVHPTLNGTVKGATIVSGAQIVSTSDSGSQVKVSHRNVVATTSSCLAKSSTPASLPPESKVQFQTDPSSAPVCTQSTVVLACPASCIKPAKASSLTMEKSPEQEKHDNSVVYKAPTKQEVRVSNLSPLKEDKTIVMEITSKEVIEDKMIIKNQVGINQGTAKDTNLK, from the exons ATGACAATTCCAGAAAAGAAACCCAACAAATTAGTGCCTTTCACGGAACAAGACGCTGCTAGAATCGCACAAAG GTACGATGCAACGACGGTGTTAACCTTACTTCAGGAGGTGGCTCAGGCTCAGTGTCCGAACGCAAAAATTGATTGGAATGAATTGGTGAAGAGAACCTCAACTGGGATCTCTAATGCCAGGGAGTATCAGATGCTGTGGCGGCATTTAGCCTACGGTCATGCCCTTGTCGACAATCTCGAAAATGGCGCGGAACCTCTG GATGATGATAGTGACCTAGAATATGAGGTTGAAGCATTACCCCCAATAAGTCCGGAAGTAGCATCAGAGACTGTGGCATGTGTGAAG GTAATGATTGCTTCACTAAGTGAATCAACACCTAGTAGTTCAACAATTGAGGCTCCACTGACTATACATGCTCCAGTTTGCAATTCATCTAAAACTTCTAACAAGGGCTCACAATCCTCTAGTTTGATGCAAGGAACAGAGATTATTTTTCCGGTTACTATTAAGAGACAGACACTGCCAGCTGTATCATTGACAGATAATATTGAAAGCAAGGGATTAGATGGTAGCAACATGGCTTCCAAAAAGAGGAAAACAGCATGGTCAGAGGAAGAGGACAATCTGCTACGAGATGCTGTTCAAAGATTTGGTGAAGGGCATTGGGCTACCATTGCAAAAGGAGGCAACTTTCCTGTTAAGAGAACTGCTAAACAGATATATCAA AGGTGGAACTTTTTGCAAAAGAAAGATGACAGTACCAATTCAGGACCCATCTTGACCAGCACGCGTTATGATACTGCTGAACAACAAGCAACTCGTCACTCATTATCTTTAGCCCTTGATATGCCATTAAAAAAGTTAACTGCTCCCGGAATGACCA GTAGGAAAACCTTGAATATGTCAGGTAAAAATTTGTTGCAGCATGTTGCTACAGAGTCTTCACCGCTTCATGGTCATGTTGTACCACCTCAGCATCCTTCTCAAGGGTCTTTTGTGGGGTCTTGTAGTTCCTCACTGAAATCTACATTAGTTCCTGAAAAACCATTGCTGGAAGTTCATCCAACTCTTAACGGTACAGTAAAAGGTGCCACCATAGTTTCTGGTGCCCAAATAGTTTCAACGTCAGATTCTGGATCACAAGTAAAGGTTTCACATAGAAATGTGGTTGCTACAACAAGTAGTTGTTTGGCAAAGTCATCAACTCCTGCGTCATTGCCTCCGGAATCAAAGGTACAATTTCAAACAGATCCGAGTTCAGCACCTGTTTGCACCCAATCAACTGTTGTACTTGCATGTCCTGCATCATGCATTAAGCCAGCTAAAGCTTCCTCTTTGACAATGGAGAAGTCGCCTGAACAGGAAAAACATGATAACTCTGTCGTTTATAAAGCTCCAACAAAGCAAGAAGTTAGAGTTTCTAATCTTAGCCCTCTCAAAGAAGATAAGACCATAGTAATGGAAATTACAAGTAAGGAAGTAATAGAAGataaaatgataataaaaaatcaaGTGGGAATAAATCAGGGAACTGCTAAGGATACAAATTTAAAATGA